One window of Nicotiana tomentosiformis chromosome 11, ASM39032v3, whole genome shotgun sequence genomic DNA carries:
- the LOC104084908 gene encoding cytokinin riboside 5'-monophosphate phosphoribohydrolase LOG1-like: MEMEKEIMQSKFKKICVFCGSSPGKKSSYKDAAVELGKELVSRNIDLVYGGGSIGLMGLVSQAVYNGGRHVLGVIPRTLMPREITGETVGEVKAVADMHQRKAEMAKHSDAFIALPGGYGTLEELLEVIAWAQLGIHDKPVGLLNVDGYYNSLLTFIDKAVEEGFVCPNARQIFVSAPTAKELMNKLEEYSPSQENIASKLNWEKEELEYPPKCQIPLR, encoded by the exons ATGGAGATGGAGAAGGAAATTATGCAGTCAAAGTTCAAGAaaatttgtgtgttttgtgggaGTAGTCCAGGAAAGAAGAGTAGCTATAAGGATGCTGCAGTTGAGCTTGGGAAAGAATTG GTATCAAGAAACATAGACCTAGTTTATGGAGGAGGAAGCATTGGTTTAATGGGTTTGGTCTCTCAAGCTGTTTACAACGGTGGTCGTCATGTCCTTGG GGTAATTCCAAGGACTCTCATGCCTAGAGAG ATAACTGGTGAAACAGTGGGAGAGGTGAAAGCGGTTGCAGATATGCACCAGAGAAAAGCAGAGATGGCCAAACATTCTGATGCTTTTATTGCTTTACCTG GTGGCTATGGAactttagaagaacttcttgaagTTATAGCTTGGGCTCAACTTGGAATCCATGATAAACCAGTAGGACTATTGAATGTTGATGGTTACTACAATTCCCTTTTGACATTCATTGACAAAGCTGTGGAGGAAGGTTTTGTCTGTCCTAACGCGCGCCAAATTTTTGTATCTGCCCCTACTGCCAAAGAACTTATGAATAAACTCGAG GAGTACTCTCCCAGCCAAGAAAACATTGCTTCTAAACTAAATTGGGAAAAGGAGGAGCTAGAATATCCTCCCAAATGTCAGATACCATTAAGGTAG